The following nucleotide sequence is from Nitratidesulfovibrio termitidis HI1.
ATGAGCGGCGATTCCACGATGGCGCGGAACAGCGCCGTATTCTGCCCTGTCTCTTGCCCAAGCGCAAGGACGAGCGGCCGCAGGCGGCCCAGCAGTACGGTAATGCCGTCGTACCGTGCGCCGAACCACTGTTGCAGGTCCATGCGGATGCGCCGGGTAAGGGCCGGGCTGTGCCCCCCGGTGGAAAGGGCCACCGTCAGGTCGCCGCAGGCGAAGTGGGCGGGCACGATGAACGCGCCCGTGTCCGGTGCATCGGCCACGTTGCAGGGCACGTTGCGCTGGCGGCAGGCATCGGCCACGGCGGCGTTGACGGCGCGGCTGCCGGTGGCCGCGAAGGCCAGGGCGCAGCCGTCCACGTCGGCGGGGGCAAAGGGCCGCGCCTCGAAACGCACGGCGGGGTGGGCCAGCAGGGGGGCCAGTTCCGGGTCGTTCGGCGCTTCCGGGTTGGCGTCCAGCACCAGCACGCGGGCCGGGCCGCAATCCAGCAGCGACGCCAGCTTGCGGCGTCCCACGCCCCCCGCGCCCACCACCAGGCAGGCACGTCCGTGCAGGTCGAGAAGCAGGGGATAATAACGCATTGGGGTCGTATACACGAGGGGCGGGCAAAGTAAAACCGGTCCGGCGCGCAAGCGGCGAAGCGGGCGAGAGGGGGGGCAACCCGGCGGCGACCCGGGACTGCGTAGGCACCCGCGCAACAGGCCGCAGTCCGGCCCTTGCCTTGCCGCCACGCGCCACTTGGGCTAGTCTGCCCGGAAAGCCCCGTGATGCCCAATTCCCGCAACGACGCCAACCCCTTGCCGCCATCGCCCACACCATGAGCAAGCACCTTGTCATCCAGTTGGCCCGCTTCGGCGACCTTGTGCAGACCAAGCGTCTGGTGTTGTCGCTGCTGCATGGCGTCGCGCACGACGAGGATGCCGTCTCGCACGAGGCGTATTCGGCCCCGGAGGTCCATCTGGCGGTAGACGCCTCGCTGGTCGAACTGGCCCGGCTGGTCTATCCCGGCGTCACCGTGCACGGGGTGCGCGCCCACGGCGGGACGCCCCAGGCCGACGTTCTGGCGCACAACGCCCGCGTCTTCGCCTCCCTGGCGGCGGAACGCTTCGACACCATCTACAATCTGAACAATTCCGGGCTGAACATGGCCCTTGCCGCGCTGTTTCCGCCCGATGCGGTGCGCGGCTATCGCAGTCTGAACGGCCAGCCCCTGCGCGACCGCTGGATGCGCATGGCCTTCCGTTGGGTGGCGCACCGCCGCCTGTCCCCCGTGAACCTGGTGGACTTCTGGGCGGCGCTGGCCCCCCGGCCCATCGCCCCGGCGCGGGTGAACCCCATCGCCCTGCGGGGCGGACGGGGCATCGGCGTGGTGCTGGCCGGGCGCATGTCGCGCCGGTCGCTGCCCCCCGATGCGCTGGCGGCCTGCCTGCGGGCCGTGTTCGAGGGACTGGGCGGGCCGCGGGTGACCTTTTTCGGCACCAGGGCCGAGCGTCCGTTGCTGCGCAAGGTGCTGGACTATCTGCCCGCATCCGTGGCCGGAAACTACGACGACCTCGTGGGGCGCACCGGCTGGGCGGACCTTGCCGACGCGCTGGTGGGGCTGGATACGCTGCTCACCCCAGATACCGGCACCATGCATCTTGCCGCGCACCTTGGCGTGCCGGTGCAGGGCTTCTTTCTGTCATCGGCGTGGTGCCACGAAACGGGGCCTTACGGCCCCGGCCACCGGGTGTGGCAAGCCACCCTGGACTGCCTGCCCTGCCTGGAGGCGCGGCCTTGTCCCATCGGGGTGCAATGCCTGGATGCCTTCCGCTCGCGCGAGTTCCTGTCCTTTCTGTCCGGACGTCCCGGCGACCGTCACCCGCCCGGCATGCTGGGCATGGTCTCCACCCTCGACGACGTGGGCTCCACCTGGCTGACCGTGTTCGGCGAAGACCCGTCCGCGTTGCGCCGGGTGGAGTTGCGGGCGCTGGTGGGCGAGTACCTTGGCCTGTTCACGGGCGAGGAACTGGCGGACCATGACCTGGCCCGCCTGCTGTACCACGAGGCGGACTGGATGCTGCCCGGCCCGGAGGGCGCGGCATTCACCGCGTTCGACCCGTTCGCGGATGAACCGCTGCGTGGTGCATGAAAGGGTGCGCGGTTGGTTGGCGGTTGAATGTTAAAGCTCGACTTTAAGTCTTGCAGAGCTAAACCTGCCTTGCTTCCCTGAAATTTCCGCCCTTACGCTCCGCCGGGGTACCGGCACGAGGTTTGCGCATGACCCAGTCTTTCGACGTTTCCCAATCCTCTGCGTCTGCCGTGTCCGGCGCATCTGCCATACCGGGCAGCAGCACGCCCCGCCTGCGCGTGCTGGTGGTGCTGCCCATGTACGGCGGCTCCCTGCCCATCGGACGCTACTGCGTGGATGCCCTGCGCGACCTGGGCCACGTGGTGGAAACCTTCGAGGCCCCGTCGTTCCTCGGGGCGTTCACGGCGCTGAAGGATCTGAAGGTGACGGCGGACCGGCTGGAGTTTCTGGAAAACTCGTTCCTGCAGGTGGTGTCGCAGGCGGTGCTGGCCAAGGTGGAAACCTTCGCGCCGGACCTTGTGCTGTGCCTGGCCCAGGCTCCCCTGAATCATCAGGCCCTCAAGCGCTTGCGGCGCGACAACGTGGCCACGGCCATGTGGTTCGTGGAAGACCACCGGGTGTTCACCTACTGGCGGGCCTTTGCGCCGTTCTACGACGTGTTCGCGGTGATCCAGCGCGCGCCCCTGCTGGACGAACTGGCCGCCATGGGCGTGCGCGACGCGCTGTACCTGCCCATGGCCGCGCTGCCGTCCTTTCACAGATCACTTGAACTTTCGCCGGTGGACCAGCGCCGCTACGGGGCCGACGTGGCCTTTCTGGGCGCGGGCTATCCCAACCGACGCGTGGCCTTTCGCCAACTGGTGCATCTGGACTTCAAGATATGGGGCACGGAATGGGATGGCGAACCCCTGCTGGCGCGGCATGTGCAACAGGGCGGGGCGCGGGTGTCCGCCGAGGATTCGGTGAAGATCTACAACGCCAGCCGCATCAACCTGAACCTGCATTCCAGCATCCAGTCGCGCACCCTGGTCACCGGCGGCGACTTCGTGAACCCGCGCACCTTCGAACTGGCCAGCATCGGGGCCTTCCAACTGGTGGACCGGCGCACCCTGATGGACGAACTGTTCGCCGAGGATGAACTGGCCACCTTCGATTCCATGGACGGGCTGCAGGCGGCCATCGCCCATTACCTGGCCCACCCGGAAGAACGGCAGGCCATGGCGGCCCGCGCCCGGGCAAAGGTACTGGCGCAGCATACCTACCAGCACCGCATGCGCACGCTGCTGGAATTCATCGCCCAGCGCCGCCCCGGCTGGCCCACCCCGCGCGCCGCCGATGCGGGGCTGCCCGCCGATCTGCCCGAGGACATGCGCCGCGACCTTGCCACGCTGCTGGACCGGCTGGGCCTGCCCGCCGACGCCGCCTTTGCGGACGTGATTACCGCCTTGCGCCAGCACAGCGGCCAGTTGACCCCGCTGGAAACGTCCTTGCTGTTTCTGGATGAATGGCGCAGGCAGTACGCCTGATACGCGGGCGTCCCGCAGTATGGCATGATCGGTTGCGTCGGGGGGATTTCTGCCGATGGATCGCCCGCGCGGCGACACCAGGAATGGACGCTTCCTGTGCCCAACGCGGCCACGTTGCGTAAGCGTGGCGTGGCTCTTGCCAACGTTTACAGGATGGACTATGCGCCGTGGCATGAGCGTCCGCACAATCCACCATGCCCCGCCAGCCCCGCGCCCCTCTCGTGTCCGGTGTAGTCTTCGCGTGCTGCACGCCGCATGCGCCGTGGCAGCCTGCACGGCGCTTCTGGCGTTTTCCGTGCGTCCGGTGCTGGCTGGTGGTCCCTCGCCGCAAACGCTGGTGGCCGTGTCCGACGAATGGGCGCCGCGCATCATGTCCGGGCCGGACGGTTCCGCCGATGGCATCTGCCCCATGGTGTTGCGTCAGGTGGCCGAGGATCTGGGGCTGGACGTGGATTTCGGCTTCATGCCCAAGCCACGCCGCCAGGCGGCCTTCCGCAGGGGCGAGATCAACGTGGTGCCGTGCGCGTCGCCCGTGTGGGAAGGCGTGCTTTCCGACGTGGCCGTGTATTCCGAGCCGTTCATGATGTCGACGGAGATGGTGCTGGTTTCCGCGGGTACCACAGGCGTGTTCCGCTCCGTACGCGATTTTGCCGGGCTGCGTTTTGGGACCATTGGCGGGTACGTCTACCACGATGGTTTCGATGAAGCCTTCGAGTCCGGGATGCTGCGCCGCGAGGACGCCTACACCGTGACCCAGAACCTGCAAAAACTGCGGGCCGGGCGCATCGACGCCATGATCGTGGACGATTACGAGGCCGCCTACTGGATGCACAGGGCGGGCTGGTCGGAGACCGATTTCCGCGTGGCCTACGTGTTCGCCGACCCCGCGCCCATCACGTTGATGCTGCATGCCTCGTTGCGCGACTTTCTGCCCCGGGTCAACGCCTCGCTGGCCCGCATGCGCGCCAACGGCACCCTGCGCGCCCTGTTCGCGGAATACGGGCCGCAGAAGCTGGCCGCGCACCTGACCCGCTGACGCTTGCGGGGGCCAGCCGCGTGCCCGCCCCCGGCCCCTTCCATCTCTCCGGCGGGCCATCCGGATCCGCGTCCACTCCTTCGTCAAGGAACCTGCCATGAAAGTTTACCGCTACCTGACCGGCCCCGACGATTCCGCCTTCTGCCACCGCGTCACCGAGGCCCTGAACAAGGGCTGGCAGTTGCACGGCGGCCCCACGCTGACCTATGACGCCGAGCGCAAGCAGGTGATCGCCGGGCAGGCCGTCGTCAAGGACGTGGAAGGCAAGGACTACGTGCCGGGCATGGACCTTTCCGCCCAGTAACGCCAGCAGCCTGCGGGCGTCGGCATCAGCCCTGCTGCATCTCGCCGACCAGGCGTTGCAGTTCGCGGGCCTGGTCGGCCAGGTCCCCGATGGCTCGCGCCGCGTGCACCATGGCCTCGGCCATGGACGACGAGATGCGGTCCACCTCCTTGATGGCGTGGTCTATCTCGTCGTTTTCCGCCGTCTCGCGCTCCACGGCCGCCGCAATGCTGCTTACCTGCGCCGCCGTTTCCTCGATGAGCCCCACGATTTCGCGCAGCGTCTCGCCCGACCGTTGCGCCGCCTGCGTCGAATCGTTGATGGCGCCCACCGCGTTGTCCACGTTCTGCACGTTCTTGCGCGTTCCTTCCTGAATGTTGCCGATGGCCTCGCCCACCTGCCTGGTGGCGGCCATGGTCTTTTCCGCCAGCTTGCGCACCTCGTCCGCCACCACGGCAAAGCCCCGACCGGCGTCGCCCGCCCGGGCCGCCTCGATGGCGGCGTTGAGCGCCAGCAGGTTGGTCTGGTCGGCAATGTCCGAGATGACGTTCATGATCTGGCCGATGCCTTCCGCCTGTTCCCCCAGCACGGCCATGTCCGTCTTCAGGCTCAGCGCCTGGTCCTGCGCAAGGCCGATGCCGCGCACCACGTCGCCGACCACGGTGGCGCCCTCCAGCGCCTTTGCGCGCGCATTGTCGGCGGTGTGCGAGGCGTTGGTGGCGCTGTGGGCCACATCGGCTATGGTCTCGCTCATCTCGCCGATGGCGGTCGCGGTGCGCGCCACGCTGTCGAGCTGGGACGAGGCGCCGCTGGAGGTGTGGTCGATGCGGCGCGTCAGTTCCTCCGACGCCCTGGATACGTTGGCCACCACCGTTTCGATGCGTGAAGCCGCCAGCATCATGCCCTTGCGGGTGGCGACCTCCGCTTCGCGGCGGACGTTTTCCGCTTCTTCCGTGGCCAGCCGCGCCCGGTGGGCTTCTTCCGTGGCCAGGCGCTGTTTCTCCTCTGCCCCGGAAATCAGCCCCCGAAGGCTGACGACCATGCGGCGCAAGGCTTCGGCAAGCATGCCCACCTCGTCCGCGCCGTGCACGTCCAGCTCTCGGTCAAGGCTGCCTTCACTCACCGCCCTGGCGTAGTCCACGGCCCGGTGCAGGGGCCGGGTGAGCATGAGCGTGATGCCCACGCCCAGCAGCATGGCCAGCACGGGCCCCCCCAGCATGCCCGCCACGATGGCGGTCTTGTGCCGCGCGGCGCTTTGCATCTCTTGCCGGTAGAGTTCCGCAGATTCCTTGACCCCCTGGTCCGTCAGGGCATCCAGGGCGGCGAACGTGGCGTCGTGCACCTTGCGCAGGTCGGTGGTGCGCGCCAGTATTTCCATCAGGCCCAGGATGTCGCTCTTGTCCTTTTCCCACTCGCGGATGAGGTCGAGCAGGGCGTCGTTGCCCTTGCGGCCTGCGTCGAGCTGCGTGCGGAATTCCGCGAACAGGGCGTTCTCGCTCTCCGAGCGGGGCAGTGCCGCGTACTTCTCCATGGCTTCCGCTATGGCCGTGCGCGACTGCTCTATGGCCGCGTATTGCTGCCGCGAGAAATCCGGAGAAATGCCGGGAACCAGCAGGCTGCGTTGGGCAATGACGACCTCGCGGATTTCCTCCGCGATGCGCAGAAGGTGCGGAAAGCCCGGCATGCGGCGGGCCACGATGCTTTCAAGCGAATGGCTGGCGCTGTTGATGCCAAGGTAGCCGATGACGCCCACCCCGAGCGTTATGGCGGCGACGATCAGAAAAGCCCCAGCGATCTTGGTGCCGATGCGCGAAATGCCCATGCCTCCCCCTGCGGAAAACCGACGCCCGCTCGCGGCGGGCGTCGGTGGTCATGCGGACACGGGGTCCGGATTTACTGATATGCCCCGCACCCCACCAGCAGGTCGTCCACGCGTTCCATGTACATGGATTTCGGTTCGATGAGCTTGGTCTGGGGGTTGGCGAACTTGTAGTCCTGCCAGAACGAGGCCTTGGTTTTTCCCAGTTCCACGCGCTCCTTGACGAAGTACTTGCCGTCGGGGTCGCGCAGTTCCATCAGGTTCTTGCCCACCTGCTTGGCGTTGGCGCCATGGGCAAGGCACTTGCCCTGCATGTCGTAGACGACCACGTACAGGTCGCGATCGACAAACATGCCCTGGGGGTTGCTGATTTCCGCAAAGGCCTTGTCGCGCCCGTTGGCCTTGAGGTACGTCACGGCCTTTTTGACCATGGCCACGGCTTCATCCTTGCTGCCCTTGGACTGGGCGCTGGCCAGCGGGCACAGGGCCGCCACGAGCAACAGGGCCAGTGCCGCGCGCAGTGCGTATTTCATGGGGTCTCCTTTGGCGGGCCATGCCGCGCCTGATGGATATGGATGCAGACCATGATAGCTTGGGGGATACGCGCGGGGCATGATTACTTGGCGCAGGGGCAAGGCCAGGGGCAGGGGAGCAAGGGGGGCGAAGCTGGAAAGGGACAAGGCCGACGGCGGCGACACGCCACGCCACGCCACGATATGACTCGACGGGGCAGGGCAGGCGGACGGACGGGATCGGATACGCAAAACCGGCCAGAGGACCGCAGTCCGTCTGGCCGGTTGCCGCCGTCATGCCGGCAGGCATTGCGCGGCATCGCGGGTGGCGGTGGTCGTCAGGGATGATTCTTGAACTTGTCCGCCGTATGCGGGCTGCCGGAGTGGCAGGGGGTACAGTCCATCTTGCCCTTGAGCAGGGGCGACTGCTTGCCGGGGTTGTGGCATTCGCCGCAGTAGGTGACCGAAGCCGGGTCGCCGTGGGCCACGGCAAAGGCGCCCGCCTGCTTGGCGTTCATGATGGCGATGGCCTTGGTGGCCACGTCGGCGGTGATGCGCGCGCAACGTTCGCCGCGCTCCTTGCTCTTTTCCGCAAAGCCGGATGCCTGGCACCACCGGCCCACGGACACGTGGCACAGCGGCGAATGGCTCACGCTGGTGGGCAGCGCGCCAGCCACGCCCTTGAAGGCCGCACCCGGATCATGCATGGGGAAGGCGGTCTGCTCGTACCAGCGGAACAGTTCCGCCACCATGGGGTCGCGTTCCTTGCGTCCCCAGAACAGCGCAAAGGCGCTGGCCGCGCCCAGCAGCGCGCCGCAGATGGTGCCCCAGTCGGAAATGCCGCTCTTGCCCACCTCCAGCATCGTGAAGGGAAACTGGTTGTACGGCGCGCCGTGCTGTTCGCCCATCATGCCCACGATGGCGTAAAACACCCCGTAGCCGCAGCCGTACCCCTGGTGCCAGTAGCCGTCGTAGGCCACGGGCGCGCAGATCTTGGCGTCCAGCATGTGGGGCTTCCACGAGAAGGGGGCGTCCTTCTGGGCAAAGTGCCCGCTGGCGGCGCCAGCGGCCGCCGCTGCATTTTGGGTTGCCGCGCCCGACAGCAGGCCGCCAGCAAGGCAGCCCGTTGCGCATCCCAGTACCCCCAGGGTCTTCAAGGCTGATCTTCTGTTCATCCGTTCCATGCTGTTCCTCCGATGAAATAAGAGCGACCACTCGCGCTCGATAGTGGATGCGTATCAGCAAGAAGTGTTCCATGCTTGTTCTGTTTTGAAACAATGTGGAACTGCGCCATGTTGCGCGAAACGGAAGAGGGAAGGGGGTGCAAAGTCGGCTTTTCGTCTGCCAACCTGGTGTATCGGGCTGCCAACCGGACATTGCAGGGCCTGCCTGTGTCGGTGCAGACAACGAAAGTGGCCGGAAGGGGGTCCTTCCGGCCATGATGGGTGACAATTTCAGGTGGCGGTGGGCTGTCCGCAGGACGGAACAACCCAGGGGGGCAGGCCCGGGCGGGCAGGGGAATCTGCCTGCGGCTGTTTCCGGATTGTCCTACCGGCGGCAGCCGCAGCTCACGGCGGCGCGCATGCCGCGCTCGCCCACTATTTCGGTGCTGATGCCCTTGTCGGTGAACAATTCCAGCAGGATGCAGTTCTCCACCCGGCCATCCACGATCATGGCCTTTTCCACGCCTTCCTCCAGCGCTTCCAGGCAGCATTTCACCTTGGGGATCATGCCGCCGGTCAGGGTGCCGTCGGTGAACAGTTCCACGGCTTCGCGGGTGGTCAGCGAGCGGATCAGTTCCTTCTGCTTGTCCAGGATGCCCGCCACGTCGGTGAGCAGCAGCAGGCGCTTGGCGCGCAGCGCCGCCGCAACGGCCCCGGCCACGGCATCGGCGTTGATGTTGTACGTCTCGCCGTTTTCGTCCACGCCCACGGGCGCGATGACCGGCACGAAGTTGTCGCGTTCCAGCGAGCGGAGCAGGGTGGTTTCCACCCGCATCACCTCGCCCACCTTGCCAAGGTCGATGATTTCCGGCGCGTGGTTGCCGCCGTTGACGATCATCTCCATCTTGCGGGCGCGGATGAGCTGGCCGTCCTTGCCGGAAAGGCCCACGGCCTTCACCCCGCTGAGGTTCAGCAGGTTCACGATTTCCTTGTTGACCTTGCCCACCAGCACCATTTCCACCACGTCCATGGTGGCGTCGTCGGTGACGCGCAGCCCCTCGCGGAACTGCGACTGGATGTGCAGCTGCTCCAGCATGCGGCCGATCTGCGGGCCGCCGCCGTGCACCACCACCGGGTTGATGCCTACCTGCTTCAAGAGGGCGATGTTGAGGGCGAAGGCCTTTTTCAGGGCCTCGTCCTTCATGGCGTGGCCGCCGTACTTGATGACCACGGTCTGCCCGTGGAACTGGCGCATGTAGGGCAGGCACTCGATGAGCACCTTGGACTGGAGCTTGGCGTAGGCGGCGGGGTCTGCGCAGCAGGACGCGGCCTGTTCGGTCTGGCTCATGGCACTCTCTGCGGGCGGTGCGCTACGGCGAGGTAGCGGCTGGGGTTCTTGCAACAGGGGCTGTTTCCAAAACAGGATTTTCGTTGGAGTCGGAGACTACAGGATGTAGCGGCTCAGATCCTTGTTGGCGCGTACGTCGGCCAGATGCGCGCGCACGTAGTCGCTGTCCACGGTCACCCGGTCGCCGGAACGGTCGGGCGCCTCGAACGAAAGGTCGGCCAGGATTTTTTCCAGGATGGTGTACAGCCGCCGCGCCCCGATGTTTTCGGTCTGGGCGTTGGTTTCTTCGGCAAAGGCGGCGATTTCGCGCAGGGCGTCTTCGGTGAATTCGATGTGCACGCCCTCCGTGTGCAGCAGGGCGGTGTACTGCCGGGTCAGCGCGTTGTGCGGTTCGGTGAGGATGCGCAGAAAGTCGTCCCGGCCAAGGGCGGACAGTTCCGCCCGCAGGGGAAAGCGCCCCTGCAGTTCCGGAATCAGGTCCGAGGGCTTGCTGAAATGGAATGCCCCGGCGGCGATGAACAGGATGTGGTCGGTGCGCACCATGCCGTACTTGGTGTTGACCACGCTGCCTTCCACGATGGGCAGCAGGTCGCGCTGCACCCCTTCGCGCGAGACGTCGGAGCTTTTCTGGGTGGTGCCGCTGGCGATCTTGTCGATTTCGTCGATGAAGATGATGCCGGTCTGCTCCACCCGCTCGCGGGCCAGGTCCGACACGCGGTCGTGGTCGATGAGCCGGTCGGCTTCTTCCTGCGTCAGCAGGTTGAAGGCGTCGCGCACCTTCATGCGGCGGCGCTTGCGGCGCGAGGGAAAGACCTTGCTGAACATGTCGCGCACCTGCGAACCCACGTCTTCCAGCCCTGGCATGGACAGCACGCCCACCTGCGGCCCGCCGGATTCCTCCACCTCCATGTCCACCTCGCGGTCGTCCAGCTTGCCGCCGTGCCACAGGGTGCGCAGCTTTTCGCGCGTGGAGGAGCGGCTGTCCGGGGTAGAGCCGGTGCCCGTGGGGGGGGATGCGTGGGGGGCATCGGCTTGCGCCGGGGGCTGGGGGATGGCCTGCCCGGAGACAAGATCGAAGGTCAGGCCGCCCATGCCTTGTGCAGACTGACCGGACTGTGAAGCGGGCTGGGGCGCGCCGCCGGGCAGCAGCAGGTCCAGCAGGCGTTCTTCCGCGCGGGCCTCGGCCTTCACGCGGACCTTCTCGTTTTCCTCGGCCCGCACCAGGGCGATGCCGATTTCCATCAGGTCGCGCACCATGGATTCCACGTCGCGGCCCACGTAGCCCACCTCGGTGAACTTGGTGGCCTCCACCTTGATGAACGGCGATGCGGAAAGCTTGGCCAGCCGCCGGGCGATCTCGGTCTTGCCGACGCCGGTGGGGCCCATCATGATGATGTTCTTGGGGGCTATCTCGTCGCGCAGGGCCGGGTCCAGTTGCTGGCGACGCCAGCGGTTGCGCATGGCCACGGCCACCATGCGCTTGGCGGCGTTCTGGCCCACGATGTATTTGTCCAGTTCCGAAACGATTTCACGGGGGGTGAGGTTGCTCATGATGGATATGCGCGAAGGCGGGTTGTTCGTTCTGACGGAAGACCGCCGCGCCCTGCGGTGATGGAAGGCGTGGGCGTGGGCGCGGTGCGGGGCACGATACCAGCGCGGACGGCGAAAGCCAACGCCCGGAAAGGGGGCGGCGGTGGGCCGGGCGTGCCGGGCCGGAAACGGAAGGGCCGGAAACGGAAGGGGAGGGGGCGCGTGCGCGCCTCCTCCCCGTTCTTGCGATCGTGTGCGCGCGGTGCGCGCTATTCCAGGGGCACGGTGCGGAAGAAGGTCTGGCCGCGGCGCATCAATTGCAGCATCACCGCGCCGCGCTTCTTGCCGTCCTGCTCGATGACCTTGGTGAGGTCGGCGGGGGTGTTCACCGGCTTCAGGTTGGCCAGCAGGATGATGTCGCCAGCGCGGATGTCCGCTTCTGCCGCGGGCTTGCCGCCCTCGACGGAAACCACCAGCAGGCCGCGCGCGTCTTCCAGTTTCAGATTGCGGGCGTCTTCCGCGCTTACGGGGCGTACGCTCATGCCAAGGCTGGCCGATGCCTGTTCCTTGCCGCCCTTTTCGGGGGCGGCATCGCCGCGCTGGGCGGTCAGGTGTTCCGCCGTGCGTTCGCCAAGGGTCAGGTTGACGGTCTTGGTCTGGCCGTTGCGCCACAGGGTCAGCCTGGTGGTATCGCCGGGTTTCAACGCGGCGATGCGGCGCAGCAGTTGGCTGGAACCGGGCACGTCGTCGCCGTCAACCTTCAGCACGATATCCCCGGCCTTCAACCCCGCCTTGTCGGCCGGTTCGCCGGGCATGACGGAGCCCACCAGCGCGCCGCGCGGCTCGCCAAGCCCCAGGGCGCGGGCCGTGGCCTCGTCAACGTCCTGGATGGTCACGCCGATCCAGCCGCGCCGCACCTTGCCCTCGGCGCGCAACTGGGCGATGACCCGCTCGGCCATGCTGCTGGGAATGGCGAAGCCGATGCCCTGGCCGGAGGCGACGATGGCGGTGTTGATGCCGATGACCTGGCCGTCCATGTTCAGCAGCGGGCCGCCGCTGTTGCCGGGGTTGATGGAGGCGTCGGTCTGCAGGAAGTTGTCGAACGGGCCGGAGCGGATGTCGCGCCCCTTGGCGCTCAGGATGCCCGCGGTCACCGAATGGTCGAGGCCGAAGGGGTTGCCGATGGCCAGCAGCCATTCGCCCACTTCCAGTTTGTCGGAATCACCGAAGCGCAGCACCGGCAGCGAGTTGCCCGCGTTGATCTTCAGCAGGGCAAGGTCGGTCTCTTCGTCGGTGCCGATGACGTTGGCCACGTACGAGTTGGACTTGCCGCTGGCGCCCTGCAGGTTCACGCGGATCACGTCCGCTTCGGCCACCACGTGGTTGTTGGTGACGATGTACCCGTCGGTCGAAATGATGAAGCCGGAACCCAGCGAGCGCTGCTTTTGCGGACGCTGCTGGCGGCCATGGAATTTTTCGAACTGGTCGAAAAACTTGTCGAAGGGGGTGCCGGGCGGCATGTTGCGGAACAGTTCATTGAACGGGTTTTCCGCTGCCTGCACGGTTTTTTCGGTGCTGATGTTGACCACGGCATCGCCCGACTGCTTCGCCAGTTCGCGAAAATCGGGCAGCA
It contains:
- the hslU gene encoding ATP-dependent protease ATPase subunit HslU; the encoded protein is MSNLTPREIVSELDKYIVGQNAAKRMVAVAMRNRWRRQQLDPALRDEIAPKNIIMMGPTGVGKTEIARRLAKLSASPFIKVEATKFTEVGYVGRDVESMVRDLMEIGIALVRAEENEKVRVKAEARAEERLLDLLLPGGAPQPASQSGQSAQGMGGLTFDLVSGQAIPQPPAQADAPHASPPTGTGSTPDSRSSTREKLRTLWHGGKLDDREVDMEVEESGGPQVGVLSMPGLEDVGSQVRDMFSKVFPSRRKRRRMKVRDAFNLLTQEEADRLIDHDRVSDLARERVEQTGIIFIDEIDKIASGTTQKSSDVSREGVQRDLLPIVEGSVVNTKYGMVRTDHILFIAAGAFHFSKPSDLIPELQGRFPLRAELSALGRDDFLRILTEPHNALTRQYTALLHTEGVHIEFTEDALREIAAFAEETNAQTENIGARRLYTILEKILADLSFEAPDRSGDRVTVDSDYVRAHLADVRANKDLSRYIL
- the argB gene encoding acetylglutamate kinase, whose translation is MSQTEQAASCCADPAAYAKLQSKVLIECLPYMRQFHGQTVVIKYGGHAMKDEALKKAFALNIALLKQVGINPVVVHGGGPQIGRMLEQLHIQSQFREGLRVTDDATMDVVEMVLVGKVNKEIVNLLNLSGVKAVGLSGKDGQLIRARKMEMIVNGGNHAPEIIDLGKVGEVMRVETTLLRSLERDNFVPVIAPVGVDENGETYNINADAVAGAVAAALRAKRLLLLTDVAGILDKQKELIRSLTTREAVELFTDGTLTGGMIPKVKCCLEALEEGVEKAMIVDGRVENCILLELFTDKGISTEIVGERGMRAAVSCGCRR
- a CDS encoding DegQ family serine endoprotease, with protein sequence MARSLSRTLAAALALCLVLAAAAQAAPMLPDFRELAKQSGDAVVNISTEKTVQAAENPFNELFRNMPPGTPFDKFFDQFEKFHGRQQRPQKQRSLGSGFIISTDGYIVTNNHVVAEADVIRVNLQGASGKSNSYVANVIGTDEETDLALLKINAGNSLPVLRFGDSDKLEVGEWLLAIGNPFGLDHSVTAGILSAKGRDIRSGPFDNFLQTDASINPGNSGGPLLNMDGQVIGINTAIVASGQGIGFAIPSSMAERVIAQLRAEGKVRRGWIGVTIQDVDEATARALGLGEPRGALVGSVMPGEPADKAGLKAGDIVLKVDGDDVPGSSQLLRRIAALKPGDTTRLTLWRNGQTKTVNLTLGERTAEHLTAQRGDAAPEKGGKEQASASLGMSVRPVSAEDARNLKLEDARGLLVVSVEGGKPAAEADIRAGDIILLANLKPVNTPADLTKVIEQDGKKRGAVMLQLMRRGQTFFRTVPLE